A window from Labrus mixtus chromosome 14, fLabMix1.1, whole genome shotgun sequence encodes these proteins:
- the shroom1 gene encoding protein Shroom1 isoform X1, with translation MDSYNFHFERMSNVDLHPLSLSVSRLSPAKSNSSIADQLAHHQHGKGDSAYSSFSGGSNAPDYPSPFLPEDLQSSHFSHYADLKYVKSIYNPTQVLQSDSKTMDQIYRSVEAISQQYRNNTNNNVNHSNHHGNNSLHTNNKALSKQDAPIDRPPPVPTRLDSFIATKNLENSRIPQQDTEFRPQQPEAKQQPRPTNRLVPHQQGLTTPRLEAANPDTANFSFNSEPVFSVWRGSHQQQTQAQQLPSYHPHLQPHDQTRVNQQFNPEYLFITDKKSASEQQKSTNILSRAMSQPDHLKSIQLPSKAGCNGNHPNKPSGSSNHFENHRKRAHSADNWVSAESTQAASPWNSRQSFINSSIQHKGQFYFVTGVCKPSESGMRTHSSSVCGSETGSESSTVLETHSLREKERSHSTMDSFFRPLQESSRSSSGMISDEKEAFHSVPRCKELFSSSQDQENCRFSLTSMQSSQSFDALEEIDMMHCRDIGRHTANNPIFYCGPDKNCLPDSTMKMKEVTTLSNEQTNHAKKADQARRGKRQPFADVASEKINKETTPLLYHLTGASRAALQPKKAVDFSTKDKDTIQNKTGHGDGVVIDNERHPKSDKSKNDNKGDIVSSACNTLDDSFKKYYKEKLKDAQSKVLRETSFKRRDLQLSWPHRLRQNLELRPTVIHTFSSSQDSDTSTDTITPSLTSEGTEKSSIKEEISENHKEMDKETEKENGKPANVAQPQVARIGGRRRLTPEQKKMCYSEPDKLNQLGSAPVHSACRSFGNESDNVFDVECEEEELVHQGEQGLVAARRKIFETRSRALSASSASKTNLKHLQQKALVEYMERKTGQKVAEPQQPAPQFTTPSRQRHSLGEKPFDWGAKPLSGNQDGKNIKKKLHRPHSAGRILDSSTSSIRYAQFFSAQSCSGQYAGQSNQPRWRESHGPSQGKSASVESLLDQPEVPSFIRNRSKSTPHAFQALEKDLLPVNAMETWSPQKNNTEDSLTKPLPEDQKRVRVVAQRGKSMEELGASKLTRLSALSKSSEQLDQISRHLTGPGGQNRHKRSVSFFAEVREPQGQDEGRKKQNVTEQAEEMEGLEKKTQGQTQTPTQKKSMLKQNSEPEQDASAGTRNSSRSTSPASRSSSRARVHSGSPGFHGPVTDEFKSSRPPSETSSNPPSPRGPDTCEGEMKFTLSTPTQTKLSYETRPSSRVRTSPPSLAGSEREQSVDEPSNETLTAESNHEVSLSCGVTTDPSLWTVPSEDEIKDEVQILQLTDNVFEEESTTSAPPTETSNTSVSLSTSVSDTDVSQQVEEEKNSETEDEEPKENQELEERGTPEGETENQERPTERPKWEELVEVVVNADQSLARVLYPLTNRKTALMLMEQLLSEDTLLMEEHYKKKQEQREGCESAETVKGTVPPPCPSAPHSSTSQSTDLQSKDDITEKKQQLVNHIEARLKSLEETRDTLQIEIQDNVAHGETLEVLVRECCVPVEQERYDLFIGDLERVVNLLLCLSARLARVQNALSTVDQHTDAEEKQSLDSRHRLLCKQREDAKDLKDNLDRRENLVSTFLSRQLSAEQLQDYRRFVQTKASLLIRQKDLEEKQRLGEEQLEALSNSLNV, from the exons ATGGATTCCTACAACTTCCACTTTGAGAGAATGAGCAACGTGGACCTGCATCCTCTGAGCCTGTCAGTCAGTCGGCTCTCCCCAGCCAAGTCCAACAGCAGCATTGCTGACCAACTTGCCCATCACCAACACGGCAAAGGAGACTCTGCTTATAGCTCCTTCTCTGGAGGGTCTAATGCCCCAGACTacccctctccctttctcccaGAAGACCTGCAGTCCAGCCACTTCAGCCACTATGCTGATCTTAAGTATGTAAAGTCCATCTACAACCCAACCCAGGTTCTCCAATCTGACTCAAAGACCATGGACCAGATCTATCGCTCTGTTGAAGCTATCTCACAGCAGTATCGCAATAATACCAATAACAATGTTAACCATAGCAATCATCACGGTAATAATAGTCTCCACACCAACAACAAAGCACTATCTAAGCAGGATGCACCTATTGATCGTCCTCCTCCAGTCCCAACACGCCTGGATAGTTTCATTGCCACAAAAAACTTGGAGAACAGCAGGATTCCCCAGCAAGACACTGAGTTTCGACCCCAGCAGCCAGAGGCAAAACAACAGCCCAGACCAACCAATCGACTAGTTCCACATCAACAGGGTCTGACTACCCCAAGACTTGAGGCGGCTAACCCAGATACAGCAAACTTCAGCTTCAATTCCGAGCCAGTGTTCTCCGTTTGGAGGGGCTCTcatcagcagcaaacacagGCTCAGCAGCTACCAAGCTACCATCCCCACCTCCAGCCACATGACCAGACCAGGGTGAACCAGCAGTTTAACCCAGAATATCTTTTCATCACGGACAAAAAATCTGCCTCTGAGCAGCAGAAgtcaacaaacattttaagcCGAGCCATGAGCCAGCCTGACCACCTGAAGTCCATACAGCTCCCCAGCAAGGCTGGGTGTAATGGAAACCATCCAAACAAGCCCAGTGGTAGCAGTAACCACTTTGAGAATCATCGCAAAAGGGCACACTCAGCTGACAATTGGGTTAGCGCAGAGTCAACCCAAGCAGCAAGCCCCTGGAATTCCAGACAGAGTTTTATCAACAGCAGCATTCAGCACAAGGGTCAATTCTACTTTGTCACCGGAGTGTGTAAGCCGTCTGAATCTGGTATGAGGACACACTCTTCATCAGTATGTGGGTCTGAAACTGGGAGTGAGAGCTCCACTGTGTTGGAGACACACAGCCTAAGAGAAAAAGAACGATCTCACAGCACAATGGACAGTTTCTTTAGACCTCTCCAAGAGAGCTCTCGTTCTTCCAGTGGCATGATTTCAGATGAGAAAGAGGCTTTCCATTCTGTGCCCAGGTGTAAAGAGCTGTTCTCCAGTAGCCAGGACCAGGAGAACTGCAGGTTTTCCCTAACATCAATGCAGTCATCTCAAAGCTTTGATGCCTTGGAAGAAATCGACATGATGCATTGTCGAGACATTGGTCGCCACACTGCCAACAACCCTATATTCTACTGTGGACCTGACAAAAACTGCCTTCCTGATTCAACAATGAAAATGAAGGAGGTCACAACACTAAGCAATGAACAGACCAACCATGCCAAGAAAGCGGACCAGGCAAGGAGAGGTAAACGGCAGCCCTTTGCAGATGTAGCCAGTGAGAAGATAAACAAAGAAACGACCCCGCTTCTGTACCACCTCACCGGAGCCAGTAGGGCAGCGTTACAGCCAAAAAAGGCTGTTGATTTCAGTACAAAAGACAAGGACaccattcaaaacaaaacaggacaTGGCGATGGGGTGGTTATCGATAATGAGAGACATCCAAAAAGTGACAAAAGCAAGAATGATAATAAAGGGGATATTGTCTCTAGTGCCTGTAACACCTTGGACGACTCATTTAAAAAGTACTACAAAGAGAAGCTGAAAGATGCCCAATCCAAAGTCCTAAGAGAGACTTCATTTAAAAGGAGGGACTTGCAACTGTCATGGCCACACCGCTTGAGGCAAAATCTTGAGTTGAGGCCTACTGTGATCCACACTTTCTCCTCCTCGCAGGACTCTGACACCTCCACAGACACGATCACTCCCTCATTGACCTCTGAGGGGACAGAGAAAAGTAGcataaaagaagaaatcagTGAGAATCACAAGGAGATGGATAAAGAGACTGAAAAGGAAAATGGAAAGCCAGCAAATGTTGCCCAGCCTCAGGTAGCACGCATCGGAGGCAGAAGGCGCTTGACTCCTGAGCAGAAGAAGATGTGCTACTCTGAACCAGATAAACTCAACCAGCTTGGTAGTGCCCCGGTCCACTCTGCTTGCCGCTCCTTTGGCAACGAAAGTGATAACGTATTTGATGTTGAATGCGAGGAAGAGGAGCTTGTACATCAGGGGGAGCAGGGACTGGTCGCAGCACGTAGGAAGATTTTTGAGACGAGGAGTCGAGCCCTTTCAGCCTCTAGTGCTTCAAAGACGAACCTAAAACATCTGCAACAAAAGGCCCTGGTGGAGTACATGGAGCGCAAGACAGGTCAGAAAGTGGCAGAACCACAGCAACCAGCACCTCAGTTCACAACCCCATCAAGACAGCGGCATTCTCTAGGGGAGAAGCCATTTGACTGGGGTGCAAAACCTCTATCAGGAAACCAGGACGGTAAAAACATtaagaagaaacttcacagacccCACTCTGCAGGACGAATCCTTGACTCCTCCACCAGCTCAATCAG GTATGCCCAGTTTTTCTCAGCTCAGTCTTGTTCAGGCCAATATGCTGGCCAGTCTAATCAACCAAGATGGAGGGAGAGCCATGGTCCATCTCAGGGGAAGTCTGCCTCAGTGGAGAGTCTCTTAGACCAGCCTGAAGTGCCTAGTTTCATCAGGAACAGATCCAAATCCACACCACATGCATTTCAG GCACTCGAGAAGGATCTGTTACCTGTTAATGCTATGGAAACCTGGAG TCCCCAGAAAAACAATACAGAGGATTCCTTAACAAAGCCATTACCTGAGGACCAAAAGCGTGTCCGTGTGGTTGCACAGAGGGGGAAGTCCATGGAAGAGCTCGGGGCCTCAAAGTTAACAAGATTGTCAGCTTTGAGTAAAAGTTCTGAGCAGCTGGATCAAATATCGAGACATTTGACTGGACCAGGAGGACAGAACAGACACAAAAGGAGTGTTTCATTCTTTGCTGAAGTCAGAGAGCCCCAGGGACAGGACGAAGGGAGGAAGAAGCAAAATGTAACGGAgcaagctgaagagatggaGGGTCTGGAGAAGAAAACTCAGGGGCAGACACAAACTCCAACCCAGAAAAAGTCTATGTTGAAGCAGAACTCGGAACCAGAGCAAGATGCCTCAGCAGGAACAAGGAACTCTAGTAGATCCACCTCCCCGGCCTCCCGCTCTTCTTCCCGGGCCAGGGTTCACTCAGGATCTCCTGGTTTCCACGGTCCTGTCACAGATGAGTTCAAATCCAGCAGGCCACCCAGTGAGACTTCATCTAACCCACCTTCCCCCAGAGGTCCAGATACCTGCGAGGGGGAGATGAAATTCACCTTGTCCACCCCCACCCAGACAAAGCTTTCTTATGAAACCAGGCCTAGCTCCAG AGTCCGgacctctcctccttctctggccggatcagagagagagcagtcagTGGACGAACCCAGCAATGAAACCCTAACAGCTGAGTCAAACCATGAAGTCTCTCTAAGCTGCGGCGTCACCACAGATCCATCGCTGTGGACTGTCCCCTCGGAAGATGAGATCAAAGACGAAGTCCAAATCTTACAGCTGACAGACAACGTTTTTGAAGAGGAGTCCACCACGTCAGCCCCCCCAACAGAGACAAGTAAtacctctgtgtctctgtccacCTCCGTCTCAGACACAGATGTCAgtcagcaggtggaggaggagaaaaattcAGAAACAGAAGATGAGGAGCCCAAAGAGAaccaggagctggaggagagggggaCACCAGAGGGCGAGACTGAAAACCAAGAGAGGCCCACTGAGCGACCTAAGTGGGAGGAGCTCGTAGAAGTAGTGGTGAATGCCGACCAATCACTGGCCAGAGTGCTTTATCCACTTACAAATCGTAAGACAGCGCTGATGCTGATGGAGCAGCTGCTATCAGAGGACACGCTGCTGATGGAGGAGCACTACAAGAAGAAACAGGAGCAGAGGGAAGGCTGTGAAAG TGCCGAAACAGTTAAAGGGACTGTACCTCCTCCTTGTCCTTCTGCTCCACACAGCTCCACATCTCAGAGTACAGACCTGCAGAGCaaagatgacatcactgagaagAAG CAGCAGTTGGTGAACCATATTGAGGCACGTCTAAAATCACTGGAAGAGACCCGTGACACCCTCCAGATAGAAATTCAGGACAATGTGGCCCACGGCGAGACCCTGGAGGTTCTTGTCCGTGAGTGCTGTGTGCCTGTGGAGCAGGAAAGGTACGACCTCTTCATAGGAGACTTGGAGAGGGTggtcaacctgctgctgtgccTCTCTGCCCGGCTGGCCAGGGTACAGAACGCCCTGAGCACAGTGGACCAACACACCGATGCTGAGGAGAAG CAATCCCTGGACAGTCGCCATCGTCTGCTGTGCAAACAGAGGGAGGACGCCAAAGACCTGAAAGATAACCTGGACCGGAGAGAGAACCTGGTCTCCACCTTCCTCTCTCGCCAGCTGTCGGCCGAGCAGCTGCAGGACTACCGGCGCTTTGTCCAGACCAAGGCGTCACTGCTCATCCGGCAGAAGGACCTGGAGGAGAAGCAGAGGCTGggagaggagcagctggaggcGCTTTCCAACAGTCTGAATGtgtga
- the shroom1 gene encoding protein Shroom1 isoform X2 — protein MDSYNFHFERMSNVDLHPLSLSVSRLSPAKSNSSIADQLAHHQHGKGDSAYSSFSGGSNAPDYPSPFLPEDLQSSHFSHYADLKYVKSIYNPTQVLQSDSKTMDQIYRSVEAISQQYRNNTNNNVNHSNHHGNNSLHTNNKALSKQDAPIDRPPPVPTRLDSFIATKNLENSRIPQQDTEFRPQQPEAKQQPRPTNRLVPHQQGLTTPRLEAANPDTANFSFNSEPVFSVWRGSHQQQTQAQQLPSYHPHLQPHDQTRVNQQFNPEYLFITDKKSASEQQKSTNILSRAMSQPDHLKSIQLPSKAGCNGNHPNKPSGSSNHFENHRKRAHSADNWVSAESTQAASPWNSRQSFINSSIQHKGQFYFVTGVCKPSESGMRTHSSSVCGSETGSESSTVLETHSLREKERSHSTMDSFFRPLQESSRSSSGMISDEKEAFHSVPRCKELFSSSQDQENCRFSLTSMQSSQSFDALEEIDMMHCRDIGRHTANNPIFYCGPDKNCLPDSTMKMKEVTTLSNEQTNHAKKADQARRGKRQPFADVASEKINKETTPLLYHLTGASRAALQPKKAVDFSTKDKDTIQNKTGHGDGVVIDNERHPKSDKSKNDNKGDIVSSACNTLDDSFKKYYKEKLKDAQSKVLRETSFKRRDLQLSWPHRLRQNLELRPTVIHTFSSSQDSDTSTDTITPSLTSEGTEKSSIKEEISENHKEMDKETEKENGKPANVAQPQVARIGGRRRLTPEQKKMCYSEPDKLNQLGSAPVHSACRSFGNESDNVFDVECEEEELVHQGEQGLVAARRKIFETRSRALSASSASKTNLKHLQQKALVEYMERKTGQKVAEPQQPAPQFTTPSRQRHSLGEKPFDWGAKPLSGNQDGKNIKKKLHRPHSAGRILDSSTSSIRYAQFFSAQSCSGQYAGQSNQPRWRESHGPSQGKSASVESLLDQPEVPSFIRNRSKSTPHAFQALEKDLLPVNAMETWSPQKNNTEDSLTKPLPEDQKRVRVVAQRGKSMEELGASKLTRLSALSKSSEQLDQISRHLTGPGGQNRHKRSVSFFAEVREPQGQDEGRKKQNVTEQAEEMEGLEKKTQGQTQTPTQKKSMLKQNSEPEQDASAGTRNSSRSTSPASRSSSRARVHSGSPGFHGPVTDEFKSSRPPSETSSNPPSPRGPDTCEGEMKFTLSTPTQTKLSYETRPSSRVRTSPPSLAGSEREQSVDEPSNETLTAESNHEVSLSCGVTTDPSLWTVPSEDEIKDEVQILQLTDNVFEEESTTSAPPTETSNTSVSLSTSVSDTDVSQQVEEEKNSETEDEEPKENQELEERGTPEGETENQERPTERPKWEELVEVVVNADQSLARVLYPLTNRKTALMLMEQLLSEDTLLMEEHYKKKQEQREGCESAETVKGTVPPPCPSAPHSSTSQSTDLQSKDDITEKKQLVNHIEARLKSLEETRDTLQIEIQDNVAHGETLEVLVRECCVPVEQERYDLFIGDLERVVNLLLCLSARLARVQNALSTVDQHTDAEEKQSLDSRHRLLCKQREDAKDLKDNLDRRENLVSTFLSRQLSAEQLQDYRRFVQTKASLLIRQKDLEEKQRLGEEQLEALSNSLNV, from the exons ATGGATTCCTACAACTTCCACTTTGAGAGAATGAGCAACGTGGACCTGCATCCTCTGAGCCTGTCAGTCAGTCGGCTCTCCCCAGCCAAGTCCAACAGCAGCATTGCTGACCAACTTGCCCATCACCAACACGGCAAAGGAGACTCTGCTTATAGCTCCTTCTCTGGAGGGTCTAATGCCCCAGACTacccctctccctttctcccaGAAGACCTGCAGTCCAGCCACTTCAGCCACTATGCTGATCTTAAGTATGTAAAGTCCATCTACAACCCAACCCAGGTTCTCCAATCTGACTCAAAGACCATGGACCAGATCTATCGCTCTGTTGAAGCTATCTCACAGCAGTATCGCAATAATACCAATAACAATGTTAACCATAGCAATCATCACGGTAATAATAGTCTCCACACCAACAACAAAGCACTATCTAAGCAGGATGCACCTATTGATCGTCCTCCTCCAGTCCCAACACGCCTGGATAGTTTCATTGCCACAAAAAACTTGGAGAACAGCAGGATTCCCCAGCAAGACACTGAGTTTCGACCCCAGCAGCCAGAGGCAAAACAACAGCCCAGACCAACCAATCGACTAGTTCCACATCAACAGGGTCTGACTACCCCAAGACTTGAGGCGGCTAACCCAGATACAGCAAACTTCAGCTTCAATTCCGAGCCAGTGTTCTCCGTTTGGAGGGGCTCTcatcagcagcaaacacagGCTCAGCAGCTACCAAGCTACCATCCCCACCTCCAGCCACATGACCAGACCAGGGTGAACCAGCAGTTTAACCCAGAATATCTTTTCATCACGGACAAAAAATCTGCCTCTGAGCAGCAGAAgtcaacaaacattttaagcCGAGCCATGAGCCAGCCTGACCACCTGAAGTCCATACAGCTCCCCAGCAAGGCTGGGTGTAATGGAAACCATCCAAACAAGCCCAGTGGTAGCAGTAACCACTTTGAGAATCATCGCAAAAGGGCACACTCAGCTGACAATTGGGTTAGCGCAGAGTCAACCCAAGCAGCAAGCCCCTGGAATTCCAGACAGAGTTTTATCAACAGCAGCATTCAGCACAAGGGTCAATTCTACTTTGTCACCGGAGTGTGTAAGCCGTCTGAATCTGGTATGAGGACACACTCTTCATCAGTATGTGGGTCTGAAACTGGGAGTGAGAGCTCCACTGTGTTGGAGACACACAGCCTAAGAGAAAAAGAACGATCTCACAGCACAATGGACAGTTTCTTTAGACCTCTCCAAGAGAGCTCTCGTTCTTCCAGTGGCATGATTTCAGATGAGAAAGAGGCTTTCCATTCTGTGCCCAGGTGTAAAGAGCTGTTCTCCAGTAGCCAGGACCAGGAGAACTGCAGGTTTTCCCTAACATCAATGCAGTCATCTCAAAGCTTTGATGCCTTGGAAGAAATCGACATGATGCATTGTCGAGACATTGGTCGCCACACTGCCAACAACCCTATATTCTACTGTGGACCTGACAAAAACTGCCTTCCTGATTCAACAATGAAAATGAAGGAGGTCACAACACTAAGCAATGAACAGACCAACCATGCCAAGAAAGCGGACCAGGCAAGGAGAGGTAAACGGCAGCCCTTTGCAGATGTAGCCAGTGAGAAGATAAACAAAGAAACGACCCCGCTTCTGTACCACCTCACCGGAGCCAGTAGGGCAGCGTTACAGCCAAAAAAGGCTGTTGATTTCAGTACAAAAGACAAGGACaccattcaaaacaaaacaggacaTGGCGATGGGGTGGTTATCGATAATGAGAGACATCCAAAAAGTGACAAAAGCAAGAATGATAATAAAGGGGATATTGTCTCTAGTGCCTGTAACACCTTGGACGACTCATTTAAAAAGTACTACAAAGAGAAGCTGAAAGATGCCCAATCCAAAGTCCTAAGAGAGACTTCATTTAAAAGGAGGGACTTGCAACTGTCATGGCCACACCGCTTGAGGCAAAATCTTGAGTTGAGGCCTACTGTGATCCACACTTTCTCCTCCTCGCAGGACTCTGACACCTCCACAGACACGATCACTCCCTCATTGACCTCTGAGGGGACAGAGAAAAGTAGcataaaagaagaaatcagTGAGAATCACAAGGAGATGGATAAAGAGACTGAAAAGGAAAATGGAAAGCCAGCAAATGTTGCCCAGCCTCAGGTAGCACGCATCGGAGGCAGAAGGCGCTTGACTCCTGAGCAGAAGAAGATGTGCTACTCTGAACCAGATAAACTCAACCAGCTTGGTAGTGCCCCGGTCCACTCTGCTTGCCGCTCCTTTGGCAACGAAAGTGATAACGTATTTGATGTTGAATGCGAGGAAGAGGAGCTTGTACATCAGGGGGAGCAGGGACTGGTCGCAGCACGTAGGAAGATTTTTGAGACGAGGAGTCGAGCCCTTTCAGCCTCTAGTGCTTCAAAGACGAACCTAAAACATCTGCAACAAAAGGCCCTGGTGGAGTACATGGAGCGCAAGACAGGTCAGAAAGTGGCAGAACCACAGCAACCAGCACCTCAGTTCACAACCCCATCAAGACAGCGGCATTCTCTAGGGGAGAAGCCATTTGACTGGGGTGCAAAACCTCTATCAGGAAACCAGGACGGTAAAAACATtaagaagaaacttcacagacccCACTCTGCAGGACGAATCCTTGACTCCTCCACCAGCTCAATCAG GTATGCCCAGTTTTTCTCAGCTCAGTCTTGTTCAGGCCAATATGCTGGCCAGTCTAATCAACCAAGATGGAGGGAGAGCCATGGTCCATCTCAGGGGAAGTCTGCCTCAGTGGAGAGTCTCTTAGACCAGCCTGAAGTGCCTAGTTTCATCAGGAACAGATCCAAATCCACACCACATGCATTTCAG GCACTCGAGAAGGATCTGTTACCTGTTAATGCTATGGAAACCTGGAG TCCCCAGAAAAACAATACAGAGGATTCCTTAACAAAGCCATTACCTGAGGACCAAAAGCGTGTCCGTGTGGTTGCACAGAGGGGGAAGTCCATGGAAGAGCTCGGGGCCTCAAAGTTAACAAGATTGTCAGCTTTGAGTAAAAGTTCTGAGCAGCTGGATCAAATATCGAGACATTTGACTGGACCAGGAGGACAGAACAGACACAAAAGGAGTGTTTCATTCTTTGCTGAAGTCAGAGAGCCCCAGGGACAGGACGAAGGGAGGAAGAAGCAAAATGTAACGGAgcaagctgaagagatggaGGGTCTGGAGAAGAAAACTCAGGGGCAGACACAAACTCCAACCCAGAAAAAGTCTATGTTGAAGCAGAACTCGGAACCAGAGCAAGATGCCTCAGCAGGAACAAGGAACTCTAGTAGATCCACCTCCCCGGCCTCCCGCTCTTCTTCCCGGGCCAGGGTTCACTCAGGATCTCCTGGTTTCCACGGTCCTGTCACAGATGAGTTCAAATCCAGCAGGCCACCCAGTGAGACTTCATCTAACCCACCTTCCCCCAGAGGTCCAGATACCTGCGAGGGGGAGATGAAATTCACCTTGTCCACCCCCACCCAGACAAAGCTTTCTTATGAAACCAGGCCTAGCTCCAG AGTCCGgacctctcctccttctctggccggatcagagagagagcagtcagTGGACGAACCCAGCAATGAAACCCTAACAGCTGAGTCAAACCATGAAGTCTCTCTAAGCTGCGGCGTCACCACAGATCCATCGCTGTGGACTGTCCCCTCGGAAGATGAGATCAAAGACGAAGTCCAAATCTTACAGCTGACAGACAACGTTTTTGAAGAGGAGTCCACCACGTCAGCCCCCCCAACAGAGACAAGTAAtacctctgtgtctctgtccacCTCCGTCTCAGACACAGATGTCAgtcagcaggtggaggaggagaaaaattcAGAAACAGAAGATGAGGAGCCCAAAGAGAaccaggagctggaggagagggggaCACCAGAGGGCGAGACTGAAAACCAAGAGAGGCCCACTGAGCGACCTAAGTGGGAGGAGCTCGTAGAAGTAGTGGTGAATGCCGACCAATCACTGGCCAGAGTGCTTTATCCACTTACAAATCGTAAGACAGCGCTGATGCTGATGGAGCAGCTGCTATCAGAGGACACGCTGCTGATGGAGGAGCACTACAAGAAGAAACAGGAGCAGAGGGAAGGCTGTGAAAG TGCCGAAACAGTTAAAGGGACTGTACCTCCTCCTTGTCCTTCTGCTCCACACAGCTCCACATCTCAGAGTACAGACCTGCAGAGCaaagatgacatcactgagaagAAG CAGTTGGTGAACCATATTGAGGCACGTCTAAAATCACTGGAAGAGACCCGTGACACCCTCCAGATAGAAATTCAGGACAATGTGGCCCACGGCGAGACCCTGGAGGTTCTTGTCCGTGAGTGCTGTGTGCCTGTGGAGCAGGAAAGGTACGACCTCTTCATAGGAGACTTGGAGAGGGTggtcaacctgctgctgtgccTCTCTGCCCGGCTGGCCAGGGTACAGAACGCCCTGAGCACAGTGGACCAACACACCGATGCTGAGGAGAAG CAATCCCTGGACAGTCGCCATCGTCTGCTGTGCAAACAGAGGGAGGACGCCAAAGACCTGAAAGATAACCTGGACCGGAGAGAGAACCTGGTCTCCACCTTCCTCTCTCGCCAGCTGTCGGCCGAGCAGCTGCAGGACTACCGGCGCTTTGTCCAGACCAAGGCGTCACTGCTCATCCGGCAGAAGGACCTGGAGGAGAAGCAGAGGCTGggagaggagcagctggaggcGCTTTCCAACAGTCTGAATGtgtga